The following is a genomic window from Theobroma cacao cultivar B97-61/B2 chromosome 10, Criollo_cocoa_genome_V2, whole genome shotgun sequence.
TTTTTATGTTACCTCTTCACTGATGTGGTTTCGCCACAACACTTTCACtgaggctacatcctttgaaTGGAGCTTTTTGACTTACCTCTCAAGGATAGCCACCGGTTGCTCTTCATACGTTAAGTCATCTCTCAACTGAATTGTTTCATACCATATTACATGAGATAGATCTGGGTTATACTTCATAAGCATTGACATATAAAACATCGGATGGATATTCGAGAGGTCCAACGGTAGTGCCAAATGGTACGGTACTGTTCCAACCTTGTCTAAGATCTCGAAGGATCCTATATACCGAGGACTTAATTTTCCCTTTTACTGAACCTTATTGTCCCTTTTATTGGTGAGACCtttaaaaatacatgatcCCTCACTTAAAACTCGAAGTCTCTTTGTCTGTTATCAACATATGACTTTTGTCTACCTTGCGCTGATAACATCCTATGTCAAATCATGCTTATCTTCTCAATGGCGTCTTGCACCAACTCTGGCCCCgagagtttcctttctcccaccttTAGCCACCAAATGGGTGACCTGCACCTTTGTCCATATAAtgcctcaaatggtgccatttggatgctagctTGGACgctattgttgtaagcaaactccactaagggTCGATCCTAATCCCACTTGACCCCAAAGTCTATTACATATGCCCTCAGCATATCTTCCAATATTTGTATTGTTCATTCAGATTGCCCATCAGTCTAAGGGTGGAAAGCCGTGCTAAAATCTAACTTAATGCCCAACGCTTGCTACAACTTTCCATAAAACTTATTGGTGAATTGTGTCCCTCTGTCAAACACTATAGAAATGGGGATACCATACAATCGTATTATCTCGTCCACATAAACTCGGGCATACTGGGCAGCCCCATATATAGTTTTAATTAGAAGAAAATGAGCTGACTTCGTTAACCAATCTACTATGATCCAAATCGAGTTGTAGCCCCCACTAGTTCGAGGCAAGCCCACTACAAAGTCCATTGCAACatgctcccacttccattcgAGCACTACAATGGTTGTAGTAGCCCTGCGAGCCTTTGGTGCTTGGCCTTAACCTGCTGACAAGCCAGGCATTTGGAgacaaactcagctacatctttcttaagtccttcccaccaGTATACCTCCCTCAAATCTggatacatctttgtagctcCTGGGTGTACCACATATGCTACCGTATGCGCCTCCTCTAATATTTCTCTCTTCAATCCATCACTATTaggcacataaagtctggttccatacctcaataCTCCATCTGTGCATTTAGTAAACATTCTTCCTTTCCCTCCCTGAGGGTCCTCCAAGACCTTAGTTAtgaactcatctttactttggGCTTCTCTAATCTGGTCTATTAAGATATGTTtaactctaaaatgtgctaacAACACATTTGTCTCTGAAACTTCAAAATGCATAGCCACATCTCCTAAACCCTGCATCTCTCGAATCAAGGATCTCCTATCTACAGATATACGTGCCAGACTCCCCATCGACTTtcgacttaaggcatccgcCATTACATTAGCCATACCGGGATGACAGAGAATAGTATAGTCATAATCCTTAAACAACAAATCCACCTACGTTGTtgcaagttaagatccctctgaTGAAATATATGCTTTAATCTTTTGTGGTTTGTATATATTtcacaagtctcaccataaaaataatgtctccaaatcttgcCATCTCTAAATCATCCGTGGGGTAATtttgctcatgccttttaagttgcctcGATGCATCtgcaatcaccttcccatgctGCATTACTACACACCCTAAACCTGTTAGGGATTTAAATCATGCTAAGACAACTCATACGtagcaaaatattattaaaattttaatccccAAAGCCATGGATCActttaattgaaactaatctagaaaaaccacaaaaaaaattatgacatACTTGAAAATATGCTTTCTTTGGTGGAGTCCTCCTTGGCTTttcattttaacttttatacACCAAGCAGGACTTATCAAACCATAGCAGCATAGTTGTCctgcctctaatggtgatccacacaGTGATTTGCTGAAATCTCTTCACTAAGAGTGTGTGAATCCCTAAGTCGaagtttgtgctagcaaactcTCAACTTTGAGCTCCCttgtgtttctttcttttcactaTGATCCTATCTCAacacatgagaaaataaaatagaacttTTCTATATATTCAAGAGGTGGCTAAGGGAGTCTTTTATAGAGTTAATTGACCAATAAGGATTACAAAATGTCTTGGGCTTATTGGGACTTTATTTAATACttcatcaaatcatatttgatttagcCCAATACTTAATTAGATTAAACctctataaaatcaattagatcacatccaattgaactcaaattaatttcgACAATTCACCTTATGTGTGTGACTcattaggttcccaacatgttggcaataaatataaattaattcaattaataatttatatttatatttatagatcatgagcggcatctagcaatacatcatgaccgcTCAAATGTTAGGAGAGTCAATATGATTTGActaacctttcagtgtacaatATTTTAGTGTAATTCGATcctttcatcatatatcccagaTAGATAGAAAGCCTGGCTTGGTATTTACTTTCTAACATATCCATATTTATCCTGCAGCTTTTATATTGACCTATCAAGATTTCCTTGACCAAGGACTTTCAATCAATATAAGCCAGGAGCAAATGAGATATGTCCCCTttaaatcacttggggtgatgaatcctctctagACTACTCTTTCATCTTCGCATGCTTTATGCCATACCCAAAAGCACCCTATTTAAGCATCTGGTCATCTCCAAACCTATAGAGGTGAAATGAAAGCATGACAATTcacatacaagatgacctaGTATCACAAGTCTAAGGATTACTTACACTACTGACACATGAGAGTATTTctatagacacttgagtgaaataccaaatggaactCTCATAGCAGGTCATGTTGAGTGAACTTGTTCCttaacaagcacccacatacTATCCCCAAGTATTTCacatacttcaacctatgagatcaattgcttacttctAAAGTAATGAGGCTTAGCATGTACTAgcctttgagcattgtcaattCCCTTATTcatgacaatacaatgactaggaacatatttaggaacaaggctttgatgcataagaatctcataattataacgtttataatttctttgcaaggCCATTATGTTCTAAGGACTTTATCTATGTAAGTCTCTCATAACTCCttataaataaactcatggataaagaaatgtcttatacattatataaaatatctgtaatgtatttaacattaaatatgactaattaatATAGTGTTTTAGAAGCATAAAATTGATTGGCTTGTAGGACTTACactaacaatctcccactaGCACTAAAGCCAATCGCCCATGTATAAAATACCAAAGCCCTCTAAATGGCGATCATGTTTCTGTTGGGACAGAACTTTAGTGAAAGGGTCAGCTAAGTTGTCCTCTATTGGTACTCTTTCTATATTAATATCACCTCTTCCAATGATCTCTCTAATCAAGTGATAACGTGCAATGCATGTTTGGATAGTTGATGAAACCTTTGTTTCTTTGCTTGCGCAATGGCTCAATTGTTGTCACAGTACAATGTTACAGGGTCAACAATGTTAGGAACCACACTAAGTTCAGTTACAAACTTCTTGATCCAAACTCTCTCATTTGCTGCTTTAGACGCGGagatgtattcagccttggTTGTTGAATCTGCAGTTGTTGCTTGCTTGGAACTTTTCCAGCTAATAGCACCGCCATTTAAGGTAAATACAAATCCACTTTGTGATTTGCTGTCATCTTTATCAGATTGGAATACAGCATCTCCATATCCTTTAACTTGGAGTTCAGCCCCTCCATAGACCAAGAAAACATCCTTAGTTCTTCGTAAGTACTTAAGGATATTTTTCACAGCAATCCAATGATTCTCACCTGGATTTGATTGGTATTTGCTCATGACACTCAAAGCATACTCCACATTTAGTCTAGTACATAACGTGGCATACATGATGGATCCTATAGTCGATGCATACGGTATCTTATCCATCCTCATCCTCTCATCTTGTGTCTTTGGACACATATCGTTTGATAGATGAATGCCATGTGACATAAGCAAGTGTCTCTTTTTAGACTCGGTCATGCTAAACCTCTTTAGCACCTTGCCTATATAAGTGGATTGAGATAATCCTAACAGCCTCTTTGATCTATCTTTATAGATCCTTGTTACCAGAACATAGGCCGCTTCTCCCAAATCTTTTATGGAGAATTATTTAGATAGCTAGATTTTGATAGTTTGTAGCATGGGTATATCATTTCCTATTAATAAAGTACTAAAAATACAACTGCTTGTCCATTTACCTTTTTGTAAACACATGGATCATTAGGATTCTTGATGAAATCATATTCTTTAATACTTTCATCGAATCTGATGTTCCAACTCCTAGATGCTTGCTTCAACCCGTAAATGGACTTTTGAAGTTTGCATACTTTATGCTGATTCTCCTTGGATGTAAAACCTTCAAGTTGTGCCATATACACTTCCTCTTGCAAATTCCCGTTAAGGAATGCTGTCTTTACATCCATCTGCCATATCTCATAATCATAACATGCAGCAATAGTGAGCAAAATCCTAATGGATTTAATCATGGCCACAGGTGAAAACATTTCCTCATAATCGATTCCTTCAACTTGGTTGTAACCTTTAGCAACCAACCTAGCCTTGTACGTTTGTACATTACCATCCATGTCAGTCTTTTGCTTAAAGACCTATTTGCATCTATGGGTTTTACCTTTTCAGGTACATCAACCAAAGTCCATACTTGGTTGACATGCATGGCATCCATCTCGAATTTCATGACCTCCAGCCACTTATCAGAATCAATATTAGATATTGCTTCCTCATAAGTAGTAGGCTTTTTGTCAATTGGCAGAGCATCTTTTCCCATCGTAAATCTATATCTCTCTTAAAGTTGTCTCTATCTCGTAGATCTACAAAGCACTTATGTTTCTTGAGTACTGGTTTGAGTATCCAATGCTTCAACCGTTGACTCAAGTTCTAAAGGGATGCTAGTTTTTGGTTTTCGAACCTCTacaagaattattttattcccaCTAATCCCTTCAAGTAAGAACTATTTTTCCAAGAAATTGGCATGTTTCGAGACAAACACCTTTTGCTCAGTGGGATTGTAAAAATAGTATCCTATAGTTTGTTTAGGATACCCTACAAACTTGCATTTGTTTGATCTAGCTCAAAGCTTATAAGATGATGCACGCTTTACATAAGCCGTACATCCCCAAATCCTTGTATAAGATAAGTTTGGCCTTTTTCCATACCACATCTCATATGGTGTCTTATCAACCGATTTGGTTGGAACCTTGTTAAGAAGGTAAGTAGCAGTCTCTAGGGTAAATCCCCAAAAGGATATCAGAAGGTCTGCCCTACTCATCATGGAACGAACCATGTCAAACAAGGATCAGTTTCTCCTCTCAGATACTCCATTATGTTATGGAGTTTCAGGTGGAGTCCATTGTGATAGAATCTCATGTTTCGTTACAGAATCTAGAAACTCCTGACTATGATATTCTCCTCCTCGATCCAATCTAAGGGTGAGAATACTCTTCCTAGTTTGTTTCTCAACCTCAGCCTTAAACtctttgaacttttcaaaagcttcagACTTGTACTTCATTAGGTACACATAACCAAATTTAGAATGGTCATCTATAAACGTAATGAGGTACAAATTACCTCCTCTAACTAGTGTGTTTAAGGGTCCACATACATCCGAATGTATTAGCCCTAGAAGCACACCtattttttcaacttttccaGTAAAAGGAGTCTTAGTCATCTTACCAAGGAGACAACATTCACAAGCTCCATAtgattcataatcaaatggatCTAGATAACCTTGTTTATATAACTTAGCTATCCTTGTCTAATTGATATGACCAAGTCTACAATGCCAGATGTAGGTTTGATTTGGATTATCTTTTCTAGCTTTTTTGACATCTATATTGAGCATTGGGCTGTCAAGATCGATAACATAAAGTCCTCCATGACATGTTGTAGATCC
Proteins encoded in this region:
- the LOC108663623 gene encoding uncharacterized protein LOC108663623 encodes the protein MADALSRKSMGSLARISVDRRSLIREMQGLGDVAMHFEVSETNVLLAHFRVKHILIDQIREAQSKDEFITKVLEDPQGGKGRMFTKCTDGVLRYGTRLYVPNSDGLKREILEEAHTVAYVVHPGATKMYPDLREVYWWEGLKKDVAEFVSKCLACQQVKAKHQRLAGLLQPL